The region GCTCATCTTGAGGGCGGAGGTATTTTGCTATGCTGCCAAGCCTGTTTGTGTCTCATGGGGCGCCTAATCTGGTGCTGAGAGACTCTCCCGCGCGCGATTGTCTGTCTGTGCTCGGACGCTCCCTGCCACGTCCTGACGCCATCCTGTGTATTTCCGCCCATTATGAGACGGAACGAATTTCGGTCTCCTCTGACCCCTGGCCTGAAACCGTCTATGACTTCGGTGGCTTTGAACCGGAACTGTATACGCTTACCTATCCGGCACCGGGGAACCCGGAACTGGCCAGTGAGGTTGTCTCGTTGCTGACAGAAGCAGGCGTGGACGCAGAGCTTGAGCGGGGCAGGGGTTTTGACCATGGAGTCTGGGTGCCGCTCATGCTGATGTACCCGGATGCAGATATCCCGGTGGTTCAGATGTCGGTGCGTAAAGAGGGAGCCCCTTCTGAACACCTGGCAGTCGGACGGGCGTTGAAGTCACTGCAGGGCAGGAACATCCTGATTCTCGGCAGTGGTTCCATGACCCATAATCTCTCCGAGGCGTTTCGCTGGATACGGGCAGGAGAGGATGGAACAGACACGCCGGACTGGGTCGATGGCTTTGCTGATCGCATGATTGAAGAAAGCCTCTCCGGCAATCTGGCTCAAGTGGCTGAGAACCCTGATTCCATTCCTGGTTATCGGGACAACCATCCGACAGATGAGCATATCCTGCCTTTGTTTGTTGCGGCTGGTGCAGGGGATGGAGAGGGTGACACCCGACTTATCCACAGCAGTGCGCAGTACCATGTCCTGCGGATGGATATTCTCGCTTTTGGTGGGCAGGAATTGCAAACAGCGTTAATGCGATCCTAACGTTTCGGACCGATCCTGACTCTAACGGGAAGCGCTTTGCTTGCTTCTGGGGAGCCAAGGGGAATTTGATTAATGTCTGATCGCTCAACGTCACTTCTGATCGTCGCACCAGCGGGCATCAGGCGGTCAATCGTTGAACAGATGGTGGATGGAGCGGGTGTAAAAGACGTTCGAATAGCCTCAAATTCAGAAGAAGCTCGTGATCTCCTTGAAGCACGGTTGCCGGCAGTGGTGATCGTTGACTGGTCTCTTCCAAATGGTGACTGCGAAGAGGTGCTGCGTTATCTGCGCGGTGATCGCCGCCCGGAACGCCTCTATCTTCCCATTGTGACGCTCAATGCCGAGACTTATGGCTCCGGGCCGCACCTCGATAGAGGGTTTGGTGTGCAGGCAAGTCTGCCGTCTCCGCACTCAGCGCAAGACCTGATGGTGGCCATTGCCAAGGCTATCGGTCATGTGCCGGATATGGTTCATTCCGAGGCCCTTCTGCCCTGGACTGCCAACGCCGAAGCGCTACGGATTCGTCTGCACTGATAAGCCGTTGCCGATCAGAGGCAATCGCGCTAAATCAGACCCATGACACATTTGCTTGAAAACCGCATTATTCTGTCTCTTGCCCAGATCAATCCGACGGTCGGGGATATCGATGGCAATATGGAAAAGGCCCGGGCTGCCCGTCTGAAGGCAGCCGAGGATGGTGCCGATCTGCTGGTCCTGCCGGAACTTTTTGTCTCCGGTTACCCGCCTGAGGATCTGGTTCTGAAACCGGCCTTTCAGCGCGCGTGTCGCGAGGCGGTTGAAGCATTCGCCAAAGAGACAGCCGATGGCGGCCCCGGTGTTCTTATCGGAACCCCCTGGGTGACAGATGATGCACTGTGGAATGCTGTCTGTCTGCTCGACAATGGCACGGTGGAATCCGTCCAGGGCAAGGTGGAACTGCCAAATTATGGCGTCTTCGATGAAGTGCGGGTGTTTGATCAGGCTCCGCTTCCGGGCCCGATGGGATTTCGCGGCCTGCGCCTTGGGGCGCCCATCTGTGAAGATATCTGGTTCGATCAGGTTTGCGAATGCCTGATGGAGACCGGCGCTGAAATGCTGATTGTCCTCAATGGGTCTCCTTACGCTCGTGGCAAGGCCGATCAGCGGATGCAGGTTGCTGTGGCGCGGGTGGTCGAGACCGAGTTGCCTCTGGTCTATCTCAATCAGGTCTGCGGACAGGATGAGCTGGTTTTTGAGGGGGCTTCCTTCGGTCTCAATGCTGACCGGACCTTGGCTTTCCAGATGGCGCCTTTCCAGGAAGAGCAGGTCAATGTGGTCATGGAACGGGCGGACGATGGCTGGCGCTGTACGGGTGGACCTGTCGCTGCCCTGCCGGATCGCAACGAGGAGACCTGGCAGGCCTGTGTTCTGGGCTTGCGGGACTATGTGAACAAGAACGGTTTCCCAGGTGTGGTTCTGGGATTGTCCGGCGGGATCGATTCCGCTGTTTGTGCTGCCATGGCGGTGGATGCGCTTGGTGCGGACCGGGTGCACAGCATCATGCTGCCTTATCGCTATACGTCGGATGAAAGCCTGTCAGATGCGGCCCGCTGTGCGGAAGCGCTTGGCATTCGCTATGACAATGTGCCGATTTCAGAACCGGTCGAAGGCTTTCTGTCAGCGCTTGACCCGCTGTTTTCAGATACGCAGGCGGACACAACAGAAGAAAACCTTCAGTCCCGGACCCGGGGCACCATCCTGATGGCGGTATCCAACAAGTTTGGCGCCATGGTGGTGACCACCGGCAACAAATCAGAAGTATCAGTCGGTTATGCCACGCTTTATGGAGATATGAACGGCGGGTTCAACCCGATCAAGGATCTCTACAAGACCGAAGTCTATGCATTGGCCCGCTGGCGGAATGCCAATCATCCCACCGGTCTTCTGGGGCCGGAGGGTGAGGTTATTCCAGCGAATATCATCGACAAGGCTCCGACGGCTGAATTGCGGGAAAACCAGACCGATCAGGACTCCCTGCCGGATTATGACGTGCTGGATGATATTCTCGATTGTCTGGTCGAGCGGGAGATGGCGCTGGATGACATTGTTGCCAAGGGGCATGACAAGGCTGTCGTCGAGCGCGTCCAGCACCTGCTTTACATCGCGGAGTACAAGCGTCGCCAGGCTGCGCCAGGAGTGCGGGTGACAGACAAGAATTTTGGTAAGGACAGACGATATCCGATCACAAACCGGTATCGGGATCGCGTCAAAGGATAACTCATGACCCCAGTGGTTCGCTTTGCTCCGTCTCCGACGGGCCGCCTGCATATTGGCAATGCCCGTACGGCCCTGTTCAACTGGTTGTATGCCAAATCCAATGGCGGTCAGTTCATTCTGCGTTATGACGACACAGACAGGGAGCGCTCGACACAGGAATTTGCCGACGGTATTGCGGAAGATCTGGCTTGGCTTGGTATCAGGCCGGACAGGGTTGAGCGCCAGTCAGCCCGGGTCGAGCGCTATGATGCTGTGGCGGATGAGTTGCGGGCCAGAGGGTTGCTTTATCCTTGTTATGAAACCCCGGACGAGCTCGATAGAAAACGCAAACGCCAGCGTGCGCGCGGCCTGCCACCGATCTATGATCGGGCGGCTCTTGATCTGACCGATGAAGAACGGGCCGCCTTTGAGGCCGATGGCCGACGCCCGCACTGGCGGTTCAAGCTAGAAGGCCGCACGGTAACCTGGACGGACCTTGTGCGCGGAGAGCAGTCCATCGACACCGCCTCCCTGTCAGACCCGATCCTGATCCGGGAAGACGGAACCTATCTCTATACCCTGCCGTCGGTCATTGATGATATTGATATGGGTGTGTCTCATGTGGTGCGTGGCGAGGACCATGTGGCCAATACCGGTGCACAGATCGAGATTTTTGAGGCTCTTGGCTCAAAGCCAACCGGGTTCGGTCATCATAACCTTCTCACCACAGCAAGCGGTGAGGGGCTTTCAAAGCGCCTTGGCTCGCTGTCCCTCAAGGGGCTGCGGGATGACGGGTTCGAGCCTGGAACGGTTGCGTCTCTGGCAACACTGATCGGAACATCAGAAGCGGTCGAGCCATTTGCAGCCCTTGAGGGTCTTGCAGATCATTTTGCCTTCAGCAAGGTATCGCGTGCCCCAGCCAAGTTCGACCCGGATGACCTGAAGAACCTCAACATG is a window of Coralliovum pocilloporae DNA encoding:
- a CDS encoding DODA-type extradiol aromatic ring-opening family dioxygenase translates to MLPSLFVSHGAPNLVLRDSPARDCLSVLGRSLPRPDAILCISAHYETERISVSSDPWPETVYDFGGFEPELYTLTYPAPGNPELASEVVSLLTEAGVDAELERGRGFDHGVWVPLMLMYPDADIPVVQMSVRKEGAPSEHLAVGRALKSLQGRNILILGSGSMTHNLSEAFRWIRAGEDGTDTPDWVDGFADRMIEESLSGNLAQVAENPDSIPGYRDNHPTDEHILPLFVAAGAGDGEGDTRLIHSSAQYHVLRMDILAFGGQELQTALMRS
- a CDS encoding NAD+ synthase; protein product: MTHLLENRIILSLAQINPTVGDIDGNMEKARAARLKAAEDGADLLVLPELFVSGYPPEDLVLKPAFQRACREAVEAFAKETADGGPGVLIGTPWVTDDALWNAVCLLDNGTVESVQGKVELPNYGVFDEVRVFDQAPLPGPMGFRGLRLGAPICEDIWFDQVCECLMETGAEMLIVLNGSPYARGKADQRMQVAVARVVETELPLVYLNQVCGQDELVFEGASFGLNADRTLAFQMAPFQEEQVNVVMERADDGWRCTGGPVAALPDRNEETWQACVLGLRDYVNKNGFPGVVLGLSGGIDSAVCAAMAVDALGADRVHSIMLPYRYTSDESLSDAARCAEALGIRYDNVPISEPVEGFLSALDPLFSDTQADTTEENLQSRTRGTILMAVSNKFGAMVVTTGNKSEVSVGYATLYGDMNGGFNPIKDLYKTEVYALARWRNANHPTGLLGPEGEVIPANIIDKAPTAELRENQTDQDSLPDYDVLDDILDCLVEREMALDDIVAKGHDKAVVERVQHLLYIAEYKRRQAAPGVRVTDKNFGKDRRYPITNRYRDRVKG
- the gltX gene encoding glutamate--tRNA ligase, giving the protein MTPVVRFAPSPTGRLHIGNARTALFNWLYAKSNGGQFILRYDDTDRERSTQEFADGIAEDLAWLGIRPDRVERQSARVERYDAVADELRARGLLYPCYETPDELDRKRKRQRARGLPPIYDRAALDLTDEERAAFEADGRRPHWRFKLEGRTVTWTDLVRGEQSIDTASLSDPILIREDGTYLYTLPSVIDDIDMGVSHVVRGEDHVANTGAQIEIFEALGSKPTGFGHHNLLTTASGEGLSKRLGSLSLKGLRDDGFEPGTVASLATLIGTSEAVEPFAALEGLADHFAFSKVSRAPAKFDPDDLKNLNMRLLQTLSYDAVAERLQEMGVSSDAFFWETVRGNIATLQDTALWWQVVTGPVEPEVDGDDRAFISAAREALPAEPWDETTWSAWTKVLKGETGRKGKSLFMPLRKAITGLSHGPELGRLLPLIGRKSTEDRLS